The following DNA comes from Anaerostipes rhamnosivorans.
CCCCCTGAACCGATCCCCGGCATATTAGTGGCTTTATCTCCCACTGCCGTGACCACAGTATCGCCGCCGCTGATCTTAATATTGGTTGTGATCTGACTAGATCCTGGGTAAGTCCGTGACGCCCCTATGCCAGGAGCGTATAAACCTCCTACAGCCTCCACTATCCCTCCGGATATGTAAACGCCGTCTACCTTACTTCCGTATCCTGAGCCGATCCCCGACCCACTCTCAGTTCCTATTGCCTTGACATTCCCGCCGGTAATATAAATATCCTTCGTGTATCCTCCTCCCCAGGCCTCTGCCACACAGGCAGCTCCAATGCCCGGCGAATCCCCGCCGGCTGAGGCTTCGATATTTCCTCCCTTGATCGTCAGATTGGAAAACCCGCTCTCCCCCTTTTTCGCTGTGTTTCTAAATGTACTGCCAAGCCCTCCTGCATGATACAATTTGGGATTCCCTTTAGCCAATAAACTCCCACACTTTTCTTTGCTGCATTTATGTCCCTTCTCATCTGCATATTCACATTGAATTGTCAGAGCTCCGTCCATACCGTCTTTTGCAACAGCATTGCCCGCATCTGCACTTGTTACATTGTCGTTTGTTCCTGCATTGCTTGTCAATGCATTATTCCCCACCAGAGTAACTATCACATCAGCATGGGACACGTTCAGGCAGTCGTGGTTTGACAGACTGCAGGTAATATTTACATTATCTAAGGTAAGTTGAGCTGTCACGTCCTTTTCTACTATAATATTATACTGCGTTGTAGTTCCTGTAATATGATATCCATTTGGATTTAGGGTTGTCTCATCTTCATCAAGACCTCCGCCCTTTGCTCCGGATGCAGTGATCCTGATATTTCCTTGACTTACATCCAAATCAGTCTGGCCTTCCGTTGATTTTCTATGGGAAGCTTTTATGATTTCTTTAAAATTAGAAGGAGTCGTTTTTTCTGTCCGAAGGATTTCCTTTTTATTTACCCCCCCCCCCCAATTTCTGGAAGTCTTTCTTTAAGGCTTGTCAATGCTTCTGATGTATCGAAAGACTCCTCCTCTTTTGTATGCGGCATCTGCGCAGGCTCTTTTATTTCTTCCGTCTCTGTACTTCCCTCATGCTCCATGTCTTCGCCTTCTGCGAACACAGTCATCGAATTTATACAAAAAACCGCAGCAAGCAAAAAAACAAATACTTTTCTCTTCACACCTTCTCCTCCTTCAATAGTATTTTTATATCAGGTTCTTAGGAAGAAAAAATAGTTAGATAAAATAATAAGGAAAACTAAAGAGCCCCTCCCGTATTCCAATCAAGAAATAACGAAACGGACTCTAAAGCCACCATTTTCATTGATTATATTTACGGCAGCAGCTCTTCCTGTTCTTCAATCCTCCGGCAAAGCGTGGAGTATCTCTTCTGCTCATTGACGTTCTGGATCATCTGCTGCACCGTTGACTTCCGGCCTACCATCGTGATACACTGCTTGGCTCTGGTGACTCCGGTATACAAAAGATTCCGGTTAAACAGTACTCTGGGCCCCGTAAGAAGCGGCATGACCACCGCAGGGTACTCACTTCCCTGGGACTTATGTATGGTCACCGCATAGGCAAGCTCCAGCTCGTCCAGCATAGAATAAGAGTATTCAGCCACTCTGATATCATCAAATACCACCGTGACCTTTTCCGTGTAGTCATTAATCCGTGTGATCCTGCCGATGTCACCATTAAAGACACCTTTTCCCTCTTCCACGGTAAATCCTTTCTCATTCTTTACTTCCCACTCCATCTGATAATTGTTCTTGATCTGCATGACCTTGTCCCCTTCTCTGAACAGACAGGAGACAGCCTGTTTCTCCTGCTTTTCTTCAGCGGGGGGATTCAGATATTCCTGGAGCACTTCATTTAACTTATCAACCCCAAGTTCCCCTTTGCGCATAGGCGTCAATACCTGGATATCATACGGTTTGGCGTTGACATAACCCGGCAGCTTATCTCTCACCAGATAGACAAGGACCCCGAGGATGTCCCCCAGCCTTTCTCTCTCAAGAAAGAAAAAGTCCCTGCTCTTATTGTCAAGGTCAATGGTCTTTCCCTCATTGATCCTGTGGGCATTGCTTACGATATGGCTGGTCTCATCCTGGCGGAAGATTTGGTTTAATTCTACCACCTTAAAAGAACCCGATGCGATCATATCCTTTAGTACATTTCCAGGCCCCACGGAGGGCAGCTGGTTGGCATCTCCCACAAACACAAACCTGGTTCCCGGTACGGCGGCACTCAAAAGGGAATTCATTAAAAAGATATCCACCATGGACATCTCATCCACAATGATCACATCCGTCTCAATGGGATTCCCTGCATTCCGCTCGAACTTCATGCTGTCCCCGCTGCTGGAATCACCGTTTAATTCCAGCAGCCTGTGAATGGTCGTGGCTTCGTATCCCGTGGCCTCTGTCATACGCTTCGCCGCCCTGCCTGTGGGGGCTACCAGTCTGATGTCCAATGTCTCTGATTCAAAATAGCGTATCATCCCGTTAATGGTGGTCGTCTTTCCGGTTCCCGGCCCTCCGGTGAGTATGATCACACCGTTTTCCGCAACCGCCTCAATGGCCTCTTTTTGTTTCTCGGCAAAAGTGATCGAAAGCCCATCCTCGATCTTGGCGATCATTGTCCTCACTTCAGAGATTGACACATCATAGGTCATATTCAGGTCACAAAGCATCTTGGCAGTGTTCAATTCCAGGTAATACTGGGCTGCCCCATAGATGCGGGTCTGTTCCTCTTCCTCTTTTATGATGATCTTTTTCTGGATCATCATATCCAGAAGATGGGGTTCGATCATCTCCTCTTCCACTTCCAGCATCCTTGCGGTGTTTCTCAAGAGAATTTCCTTAGGCAGATAAATATGCCCTGATGCCAGTGCCTGCATTAGGGTATAAAAAATGCCTGATATGATCCGGTAATCGGAGCTGCTGCCGATCCCCACCTGCCTGGCGATCTCGTCAGCAATCTTAAACCCTACTCCCTCAATGTCATCTGCCATCTGGTAAGGATTGTTCTGGATCACATCATACAGACGGTCCCCGTACTCTTTAAAGATCTTGACCGCCAGATTGGTGGTGATGCCATAACCAGACAGAAACATCATAGCCTGCCGCATTTCCTGCTTCTCAGAAAACTCCACAGCAATGCTCCTCGCCTTCTTTTCCGTTACTCCTTTGATCTCAGCAAGGCGTTCCGGTTCCTCCTCGATAATACGGAAGGTATCCATCTTAAATTTTTTCACGATCCGCTTGGCAATTGCCGGTCCTACTCCTTTGATGGCTCCAGAGCCTAAGTACCGCTCCATCCCCTGGATATCGTCCGGCATAGTGATCTCATAAGAGTTCATCTGAAACTGGGGCCCGTGCACCGGATGATCCACGTATTCCCCTTCCAGTTCCATGTATTCTCCTTCATGGAGAAACTGAAAGATGCCGACCACGGTCTCCTCATCTCCGTCCATATCAAGGCTCAGCACTGTATAACCATTGTCCTCATTCCGAAAACGGATGTGGTCCACATACCCGGAAATCCGTCCCATCCAACTCCCCTCCTTTTAACAGATACTTGGCGTAACAAAACAACCAGGATAAAATACCCTGGTTGTCCTCTTCCGGCTCAAAAAAGCGCTAAAAACAGTACTGACTATTTCTCAGCCTTTTTGTCTTCTCCGGATAAAAATTCAATGTATTTTCCAGTTCCGATGGCAACTGCTGTCAGAGGATCCTCTGCTGTCATCGTGTTGATTCCTGTCTTAGATTCGATCAGTTCTTCCAGACCCTGGATCAGAGATCCTCCTCCGGTCAGAACAATACCGCGGTCTGAAATATCTGCCGCGAGCTCAGGCGGAGTTCTCTCCAATACGTTATGGACAGCGTCCACGATCTGATAAGCAGGCTCACGTAAAGCCTCTTCGGTCTCCTCAGATGTAACGGTAACAGTCTTTGGAAGGCCTGTCACAAGGTTTCTTCCTCGCACATCCATTGTGGCGTTTTCCGGACGTTTATAAACAGTACCGATGTTGATCTTAATATCCTCAGCGGTACGCTCTCCGATGAGCAGGTTGTGCTTTTTACGCATGTAACGCACGATCGCCTCGTCAAAATCATCTCCTGCGACTTTGATGGAAGTGCTCACAACCACACCTCCCAGGGAAATGACAGCGATATCAGCCGTTCCTCCTCCGATATCAACGATCATATTTCCGCATGGCTTTGCGATATCAATTCCGGCGCCGATGGCTGCCGCAACAGGTTCTTCAATGATAGAGACCTCTCTGGCCCCTGCCTGGTAAGTAGCGTCCTCTACTGCCTTTTTCTCTACTTCTGTGGCACCGCTCGGCACACACACGCTGATGCGGGGCTTTCTTCCGAAGATAGACTTTCCGACTGTGCGGTTGATGAAGTAACTCAGCATCTTTTCTGTCACTGTATAATCAGAAATAACACCCTGACGGAGCGGGCGCACTGCCACGATATTACCAGGTGTTCTTCCAAGCATCAAACGGGCTTCTTCCCCAATTGCTTTAATTTTGTTTGTATCTCTGTCAAATGCCACTACAGATGGCTCTTTTAAAACGACTCCTTTGCCCTTTGCGTACACCAGGACGCTGGCTGTACCTAAATCAATTCCGATATCTGAACCTGCCATGTTTCAAAATTCCCCTTTCGAATTCTCTATTATTATCATTATGTTAAATGTCAATTATTCGTATACACGCTCTTTTTAATTATAATCAAAGTTAGAAAAATTTCAATTGTTTTTTACATATTCAAACAAAATTCAGCAAAACTTAAGATTTCTGAAATATCTATAAGGATTCCCACCTGCCAGAGGCTCCGCATGGCAGAACCAAGCCATTTGAAGAAACTGGAAGACCAATCTCTTCCGCTGTCACTCTGCCGCCGAACTTCGCCTTCACTTCCGTTGCCAGCATATAGGAGAGCACCGCCGGCTGCAGTCCCGTTGTGTAAGAATTAATCAGAAAAAATACGGGGTTTTTCGACAAAATTTTCGTACAGAGTTGAACCAAAGGAAATATTTTCTCCTCGATCTTCCAGATCTCACCCTTTGGTCCCCGTCCATATGACGGCGGGTCCATGATGATCCCGTCATACTGATTCCCACGCCGGATCTCCCGTTCAACAAACTTCACACAGTCGTCTACCAGCCACCGGATCGGTTTATCAGAAAGTCCAGAAGCCTGGGCATTTTCCTTGGCCCAGTTGACCATCCCTTTGGATGCATCCACATGGGTAACACTCGCCCCTGCCGCCGCAGCCGCCAATGTGGCACCTCCGGTATATGCAAAAAGGTTCAGAACCTTTACAGGGCGTCCTGCCTTTTTGATCTTGTCAGAAAACCAGTCCCAGTTGACCGCCTGTTCCGGGAAAACACCCGTATGCTTAAAACTAAACGGCTGTAAATGAAACTTAAGTTTCTTATACCGGATATCCCACGTCTTGGGCAGGTCAAAAAATTCCCACTGGCCGCCGCCTCTGCTGCTCCTGTGATAGTGGCCGTTCGGCTTTTTCCATTGCTTTGCCTTCTTTGGTGTCTGCCATAAAACCTGGGGATCCGGCCGTACTAAATAATAGTCTCCCCATCTTTCTAATTTTTCACCACAAGAAGTATCTAAAACTTCATAATCATTCCACTGATCTGCAATCCACATCTTACGTTCTCTTCCTTTTCTTCATCGTATTAAAGACAGATGACGTTTCCCTTCCGGCCCATCTGATTTCCTTCTAATATTATCATACTCCGCTCTTCCATCTGAATCTCTCCTCCCGGCAGTCTTCCGTTTTTTGGCTCATCAGCCGTATCTGCGGTAATCTCCCAGAAATAATCCAGTGGCAGCTCCGGCAGCCTCACCGTGTGCGGCTCCCAGTGCATATTCATCATAACATAAACAATATCGTCTGTGTCACTATCTTTTTCTCTTCCTGCGAACAGGACACCCAGAAGATGGTTTTGATAGTCTCTTATAGGCTTCCACGGCTGTTCTCCGTGAAAGCTGACAGATGGAAGCCCGCACAAAGCTTCCCCGCCTCTGGAACGCAGAACCGGATGTTTTTTTCTAAACCTGATCATTTTTTTTACAAACTGGGTGATGTCCTGGTTCTCCACCAGCAGATCCCAGTTCAGCCAGGAAATTTCGTTATCCTGGCAGTACGCATTATTATTCCCATTTTGGGTGTTCAAAAATTCGTCTCCCGCATACATCATCGGTACACCCTGGCTTGTCATTAAAGCCGCAAAAGCATTTCTCACAAGCTTTCTTCTCAGCTTTAAAATATCCGGCCGGTCTGTCTCACCTTCCGTCCCACAGTTCCAGCTGTTATTATTGTTGTCACCGTCTGTATTGTTCCATCCGTTTTCCATATTATGCTTTTCATTGTAAGAGTAAAGGTCCCACATGGTGAATCCATCATGGCAGGTGATAAAATTCACGGAGGCGGCATCTCCTCTGGTCTCTCTGTCATAGATATCTCTGGAGCCGCTCATCCTCTGTGCTGCCGCCTCTGCCAGACCTGGATCTCCTTTCAAAAACCTTCTCATATCGTCCCTGTACCGGCCGTTCCACTCAGACCACCGATTCCATGACGGAAAAGAACCTACCTGATAAAGCCCTGCCGCATCCCAGGCCTCAGCGATCAATTTTACCCTGCCAAGGATCGGATCAAAAGCAAGCCTCTCAAGGAGCGGCGGTTTACTCAGCGGCGATCCGTCCTCGCTCCTTCCGAGAATCGAAGCCAGATCAAACCGGAACCCGTCAATCCTGTAGTCTGTCACCCAATATCTCAAGCAGTCCAGGATCATATTCTGCACCACCGGATGATTGCAGTTGAGCGTATTCCCGCAGCCGCTGAAGTTAAAATACTTTCCGTCGGGCGTCAGCATATAATAAATATTGTTGTCAAAGCCCTTAAAAGATATAAACGGACCATCTTCATTGCCCTCAGCTGTATGATTAAATACAACATCGAGGATCACTTCAATGTCATTGTCATGAAGCTCACGGATTAGATATTTAAGTTCCGTTCCCTCTCTGTTAAATTCCTTTTCCGAGCTGTAACTCGTATTAGGCGCAAAAAAACTCACCGGGTTATATCCCCAGTAGTCCAGGAGCTTCCGGCCTCCCACATATCTGGTATCCCTTGTCTCGTCAAATTCAAAAATCGGCATAAGCTCTACTGCATTAATGCCCAGATCTTTTAAATAAGGAATCTTCTCCCGGATACCGTCAAAGGTGCCCGGATGCTTCACGTCGGACGTATTGTGCTTGGTGAAGCCCCTGGTGTGGAGTTCATATATGATAAGATCCTTCATATCAGTAGGCCTGCGTCTGGCTCTTCCCCAGTTAAAATCATTGGAAACCACCCTGGCGCGGTAGCAGTCTTTGCTGTACTCAGGCTTCTCTCCCCAGTTGCTCTGCCCCGTCACCGCTTTGGCATAAGGATCCAGCAGACACCGGTTTCTGTCAAACAGCAGCCCTCTCGCAGGATCCTGCGGTCCGTCAACCCGGTAGTTGTACTCGATCTTCCTGATCTCCAGCCCAAATACGATCATAGAATAAACATTTCCAATTCGGTAGTTTTCGGGAAATGGTATCTCCGCAAAAGGTTCCTTTGCCTTTCTCTTATATAATACCAAAGTACAAGCCGTCCCATTCTTGGTATGTACGGTAAAGCTGACGCCTCCCTCGATGGCTGTGGCGCCGTTCTGAAGGTAGAAACCCGGACGGACCTCAAATCCATTTACCGTGTCCATAGACCTTAGCTGTCTGTCCTCCCCGATCCTTTTTATATCCATAAGCTGCGCTCCTTTATACTCCGTCAAATAAGGGTTATTCAGAAATCCATGAAATATGCTTTATTTCATTATAACATATATGATTCCAATCCCTGTCATCAAAGCGTAGAGCTTCCCGATCTAAAAATATTGTTAATCAATAAAAATTATACCAACACCTTCTTTTTCCTTGTCTAAAAGTAATGATATATTCACTTCTTCTTACATAGAATAA
Coding sequences within:
- a CDS encoding class I SAM-dependent methyltransferase, translating into MWIADQWNDYEVLDTSCGEKLERWGDYYLVRPDPQVLWQTPKKAKQWKKPNGHYHRSSRGGGQWEFFDLPKTWDIRYKKLKFHLQPFSFKHTGVFPEQAVNWDWFSDKIKKAGRPVKVLNLFAYTGGATLAAAAAGASVTHVDASKGMVNWAKENAQASGLSDKPIRWLVDDCVKFVEREIRRGNQYDGIIMDPPSYGRGPKGEIWKIEEKIFPLVQLCTKILSKNPVFFLINSYTTGLQPAVLSYMLATEVKAKFGGRVTAEEIGLPVSSNGLVLPCGASGRWESL
- the recD2 gene encoding SF1B family DNA helicase RecD2, coding for MGRISGYVDHIRFRNEDNGYTVLSLDMDGDEETVVGIFQFLHEGEYMELEGEYVDHPVHGPQFQMNSYEITMPDDIQGMERYLGSGAIKGVGPAIAKRIVKKFKMDTFRIIEEEPERLAEIKGVTEKKARSIAVEFSEKQEMRQAMMFLSGYGITTNLAVKIFKEYGDRLYDVIQNNPYQMADDIEGVGFKIADEIARQVGIGSSSDYRIISGIFYTLMQALASGHIYLPKEILLRNTARMLEVEEEMIEPHLLDMMIQKKIIIKEEEEQTRIYGAAQYYLELNTAKMLCDLNMTYDVSISEVRTMIAKIEDGLSITFAEKQKEAIEAVAENGVIILTGGPGTGKTTTINGMIRYFESETLDIRLVAPTGRAAKRMTEATGYEATTIHRLLELNGDSSSGDSMKFERNAGNPIETDVIIVDEMSMVDIFLMNSLLSAAVPGTRFVFVGDANQLPSVGPGNVLKDMIASGSFKVVELNQIFRQDETSHIVSNAHRINEGKTIDLDNKSRDFFFLERERLGDILGVLVYLVRDKLPGYVNAKPYDIQVLTPMRKGELGVDKLNEVLQEYLNPPAEEKQEKQAVSCLFREGDKVMQIKNNYQMEWEVKNEKGFTVEEGKGVFNGDIGRITRINDYTEKVTVVFDDIRVAEYSYSMLDELELAYAVTIHKSQGSEYPAVVMPLLTGPRVLFNRNLLYTGVTRAKQCITMVGRKSTVQQMIQNVNEQKRYSTLCRRIEEQEELLP
- the mreB gene encoding rod shape-determining protein, which gives rise to MAGSDIGIDLGTASVLVYAKGKGVVLKEPSVVAFDRDTNKIKAIGEEARLMLGRTPGNIVAVRPLRQGVISDYTVTEKMLSYFINRTVGKSIFGRKPRISVCVPSGATEVEKKAVEDATYQAGAREVSIIEEPVAAAIGAGIDIAKPCGNMIVDIGGGTADIAVISLGGVVVSTSIKVAGDDFDEAIVRYMRKKHNLLIGERTAEDIKINIGTVYKRPENATMDVRGRNLVTGLPKTVTVTSEETEEALREPAYQIVDAVHNVLERTPPELAADISDRGIVLTGGGSLIQGLEELIESKTGINTMTAEDPLTAVAIGTGKYIEFLSGEDKKAEK
- the glgX gene encoding glycogen debranching protein GlgX is translated as MDIKRIGEDRQLRSMDTVNGFEVRPGFYLQNGATAIEGGVSFTVHTKNGTACTLVLYKRKAKEPFAEIPFPENYRIGNVYSMIVFGLEIRKIEYNYRVDGPQDPARGLLFDRNRCLLDPYAKAVTGQSNWGEKPEYSKDCYRARVVSNDFNWGRARRRPTDMKDLIIYELHTRGFTKHNTSDVKHPGTFDGIREKIPYLKDLGINAVELMPIFEFDETRDTRYVGGRKLLDYWGYNPVSFFAPNTSYSSEKEFNREGTELKYLIRELHDNDIEVILDVVFNHTAEGNEDGPFISFKGFDNNIYYMLTPDGKYFNFSGCGNTLNCNHPVVQNMILDCLRYWVTDYRIDGFRFDLASILGRSEDGSPLSKPPLLERLAFDPILGRVKLIAEAWDAAGLYQVGSFPSWNRWSEWNGRYRDDMRRFLKGDPGLAEAAAQRMSGSRDIYDRETRGDAASVNFITCHDGFTMWDLYSYNEKHNMENGWNNTDGDNNNNSWNCGTEGETDRPDILKLRRKLVRNAFAALMTSQGVPMMYAGDEFLNTQNGNNNAYCQDNEISWLNWDLLVENQDITQFVKKMIRFRKKHPVLRSRGGEALCGLPSVSFHGEQPWKPIRDYQNHLLGVLFAGREKDSDTDDIVYVMMNMHWEPHTVRLPELPLDYFWEITADTADEPKNGRLPGGEIQMEERSMIILEGNQMGRKGNVICL